The nucleotide window CTTGACTCAAGGGCCTCTCAGTGATTCTGAATGTGACATATGTCATGTCAAGCGGTTAAGCACATCACTTTCCTGCTCATGCATCCCAAAATCTTTTGTTTGCTGAGTAAATGAAAATGGAGACagagtgtgttgtgtgaagGATATTTTCATCTAATAAAAGGCAGGGAGTGAAAATAAACCAAGGCAACCCTGTAATTATCATTCAATTGCTTTTTCTTTACAAATAGTAGCAGTGATTACAATGATCATTTAGTTGGGAATTACCCTTTAAAAAAGGTTTGTTTGCTTTGTTTTTAATTTGAAACCATAATTTTTCATCTTGGTTCATTTACATCCATAACAAATTATGTTTGTTGTACTTTAGAAAGAAACTTCCATAATCTCCTTTCGTCTATCACTGGCATCCATGCGATTTTTCCCATCAGTGTCCACAACTGCAGAGCAGCTTTCGAAGAGTTTTCAGTGACTCACATGTGAACAATGAACAGGATCAGAAGCAGCACAGTCTCCACTTTCAGACTTTTATTCAGCCTGTGATGTCATACTAACCCTTTAATGGAAAGGggatgtactgtatgttataTCATATTCTCAGAAGGTGAATGTATTCTTCCCTGCTGAGTGTGGGAACAGTGCATTGGGGCCCCACACCCTATCGAAAGAATGCACAGTGTCAATCATCTCCGGTGAGCACTGGAGGCTCGGTGCTGTTCTGTGGAAGGGGTTGTGATTGGGATATCTGCTGGGATGTGGCGAGGTTCACCCGGGTGAAAAGACACCGGACACCAACAGGGGAAAGATGAAACGATAACAAAGGAAAACGATCTGAGGATTATGGGAGTAATTACGGAgtggacagagagcgagagggctTTCATTGGAGCGAGGGGGAATTAATACTAAATCCATTATCTCCTGTTTGTGGAGACGGCTGCTAGCTGACTCTTGACTCTTGGCATCCCATGGCAGATGAAGTACAGGAGGCCGGACAGGAATTTGCATGTCTTTACGTTTAGCAGTTCTCCTACTGTGAGTTTTGTCCAAAGGCAGTGAAACATttaagatagatagatagatagataaaccGGGTATATTTTCCAAACATGtaagcacatgtacacacatacacagtctggTCTTTTACAATCTGAAACTTTAATTGAATCGATTAATTGGATTCATTGAaaacttgttgttgttgtccttgCACGGTATAGTTTTTGAATAACATCTAGCCTTAGTTGAAAAAAACACTACATCGAATGCACAAACAAActgcctctcattcacacagagagagagagagagagagagagagagagagagagagagacaaggggagagggagggaggtagagagagagacaagcgcTGTCTCTCAGCCATCACAAAAGCAGCTCCTCCCTCTGAGGGAAAACGCCTCCCTAGTATCTAGGCCCCTCCCCTTTGAGCATGGTTATATTACCCTGCCGCTGGGAGTTTGCCACTTGACTACAGACAGCTTCAGCCCGCGTTCAAGCTACACCCCAGGTGTGAGTGCATCTGAACAGGGAGACTCGACACAACTCATTAAAAACAGCCTGTTTCAATCCTGAGCTTCTCTATGAGGCGTCTGGGTTGATCTCTGTCCACGCAGACGTCTACCCTTCTGCTGCATCTGGTAGCTCAGTGTGACCTCCTGTACCTGAGGAGGCACAGTAGACAGGGCAAACACAGGAGGAGCGGCCAGAAAGAGGTGGAGCATGAACTTTGACGAAATCCTTGCTCAGATCGGAGGCTTTGGGAAGTTCCAGAAGATCCTGTACGTATGGATTTGTCTGCCCCAGATCCTGCTGGCGTTCCACATGCTGGTATCGGTCTTCACAGGGGCTGTGCCCCCGCATCTCTGTCGCTCCGAGTGGCCCTCCAGCCACGCTGCTTTGAGTTTCAACTTAAGTCTGGTGGCCGACCCTGGTGCTGACCTGGCCTGCTCGGCCCCTGGCCCCGGCCGTGGCTCCCCACAGCTGAACGCCAGCGAGGCCTTGGCTCTCATCACCAGCCAGGCCGCCACAGGCTGCCAGGGGGGATGGGAGTTCAGCAAGGAGATTTTCCACAGTACTGTGGCAACCGAGGTAAGTTGTCCGTTAGTCATAGcccatttttcacctctctCCGTCTGCCTGGTCTTCAGAGCGGTGGATATCCTCTGTTCCAGATTCTCACAGGAAATGAGGTGAAGGCTGCTTGGCAGATTGGCAGTTGGAGGTCTTTCTAACCCTGCTGGACTGTGGCAGCCATGTAACAGCCTGCTGTAGAGATATCTGAGACTAGCCAAGGTTGCCGGCAGAGAGGGTGGAAATATGGCCTCCTGTGGTGCAGGCATCCTTTCTAGGCCTCTGCTGCTGGTCTGTACAGCCCTCTTCTGCCACGTTAGGTTATGAGAGAGCAAACAACCTGGGAGGGGCCTCGTGTCACTGAATTATTACGAAGGGCCACAGAACTGCCTCCCTTGGCCATAAGACGAGCCCTctgaaacaacaacaaccccATTGGCTGGGTCATAGTTTGttttgacacacaaacactagttTGGGACCATGTCCTCACTGTAAGCCTCACTGTTCAAGGTGAGAGCCCTTTAAGTCAGCTATGAAGGCACAAGGAAACAAGTGTGGAAATGTATAGAAATGTATTAACCAAGTATTGACAGTCATGAACTACTGTATGAAGAAGATAAGGAAAGGTAAAAATTAACCAGTTCTGTAAATGTGTCCTTTGGCTTCCCTACGTTCCATAGAGTATACATTTTACCACAACAAAGAACTtatcaaaacatttacattacatttagcagacactcttatccagagcgacttacagtaagtacagggacattccccccgaggcaagtagggtgaagtgccttgcccaaggacacaacgtcatttggcatggccaggaattgatccggcaaccttctgattactagcccgattccctaactgctcagccacctgaacgCATAACTCGGGACACGCACTCACAACATACGTACATAGTATCAACACAATAGTAAGATAAGAGTTATCAAACCAGTTATCAAAGTGCAGGTTAATATTCTTCACTCTGGGCCTGAAGTTCATATAGGAATTCTTCAAATAAATTGTAACTGTAAGGACTGTTCCTCCTTCCAAAGACGAAACTGTCAAGTTCAACAAAAAGGGAATATGAACGATCCCACACAATCTGCAGAGACATAATATTTCATTCAGTTGTCTCTGTTTACGAAAGATTTTCCCAGCTTGACAGTATTCACAATCCTAGACAGTCCAATCCTATTCTGAGCCCCAATACCATATCATGTTCATAACTACTTTCAACAAGACTTCAATAGATCAGCTTTAGGGTATCAACAAAGAAGCAGATAGACTTTCTCAGCAAATGAATATGTAGCATAGCCTTTTTAAAGATAATAAATAGCCTTTATATATGCATTTATATTGCTATAAAATGCAACCTACCGCCAAGTAAAATGCCATGGAACAGTAAACGCGAAGGAAATAATTGGACTTTTCCAGTATGTGGGTTGAAAGTAAatcagttgatttgtttgtttccTCTTTACAGTGGGACCTGGTGTGTGACAATGCCAATCTGAACAACATTGGTGCCTCTATCTACATGTTTGGTCTTCTGATAGGGGCTGTGGTGTTTGGCGCCCTGGCAGACAAGTGAGTTAGAAAACATTAAAACATCTCCAACCTTTATTCCTAAAAAGTTTTTCTTAGTTTCAGGAGTCACACCGCAAGTTGAATAATTCAGGGAAAAACGTCTCTGCAGAATTTTAGCTTTGGAAGCTGTCTCCTTCATTATTATTTATAGGCGATGGCAGTGATTTTATTTCAATTGCCCTCTTGTTTACCAGCCAAGTCAAAAGTATTTGAATTATTTTAACACTGGGGATTATTCAGACCCAGTCTAATTTGCAGCATATGTCTTGGTCTGGACAAACAAAACTCTGAACGTAGCAGAAGGCCTATAAGTGAAGTTGACTGAAGAGGATCTGCAGATTTGAAAGGGCTGTGACTGTGTTTGAAGGGGCTGTGACTGTGTTTGAAGGGTCTGTGACTGTGTTTGAAAGGGCTGTGACTGTGTTTGAAGGGGCTGTGACTGTGTTTGAAGGGGCTGTGACTGTGTTTGAAGGGGCTGTGACTGTGTTTGAAGGGGCTGTGACTGTGTTTGAAGGGGCTGTGACTGTGTTTGAAAGGGCTGTGACTGTGTTTCTCGTTTCAGGTACGGTCGCAGGCCCATCATTTTGGTTGGCTTGGCGATTCAGACGACCTTCGGGATCGGTGCAGCTTTCGCGCCGAATTTCTACATCTACGTCATCCTGCGCTTTGTGGTCGGGACCACTATTTCAGCTGTCATCATGAACGCGTTTGTTTTAGGTCTGTCctaatgacagacacacattcttTCCACATTCTTTCGCCTATCCCCAATTCCTCTCAAATTAATAATCTGATCGTAGAGTAGTCTAGCCTTTTCTTGCTCTGTTGAAACTCTAGTTTATGCGTTGTCTGTGGACCTCGCAGGCACAGAGTGGACAGGATCGAAGCATCGGATGCTGGCCGGTGTCATCACAGACTACTTCTTCGGGTTTGGTTACATTATCCTGGCAGGGCTGGCGTACCTTATACGAGACTGGCGCAAACTCCAGCTGGCCATCTCAGCACCAGGCTTCCTGTTCATCTTCTACATCTGGTGAGTCCGATGCCGGGGCGCTCAGCCTAGCCTAAACCCCTGGAAACACGGCGGAGGGAATAGAGATGAGGACCCTTCGGTTTGAATCCAGGGCAATGCAAATGGTGTTAACAGCAACAGCAGACTCTTGCAGACTCGGCTCCAGAACTAATTAAATGGGGGGGCTTTTTTTTCACAAGGGGGGGGCACGCATTTACAAAGCATGTATGAGAGTCAAAATAAGAGCAGACCTGCATATTCTGCAGGAAAGTGTAGCCATCTTGATATTTAATATACAGCCAATGTCAGTATTTCTTATTTACTTTAACAAAATAATTTTTCGAGGGGGCACAGCATACCATTTGGGGGGGCATTGCCCCCCTTGGAGCCGACCCTGGCCTCTTGACATATGAACCCCACTGGCACGTGCTCACAGTGGCACCTCATTAACACTCGCCCTCCACTGTTGTTACTGTAGCCTCTTTCCAACCTCGCGGTAGGCTTGTGTTTGTCGCTAGTTCCCATGGACGCTCCAGGTCATACATACTTGTTTATGTGCCGCCCATTGGAACACCTCTCTTCTAAATTCCTAGGGTGTTGCCAAAGTCGGCCCGTTGGTTAATGGCCAATGACAAGAATGAGGAAGCCATGGACCTGATCCGCAAGGCTGCTCTAATGAATGGAAAACCCctgcaggatgatgaggagATAAGTCTGGTGAAAAGAGATCACTTCAGTCAGAACTGTTGCGTAACAACACCCAACTCAAAGGGCCTACACACAGCATGGTTGCCCATATGCTCCTTGTGCTTTGAAAATTATCCTTCAAATATTTCATTTGGTGAAACTGGTTGTATGGCTTATGCAGATGTGCTTGTGTAGATGTGATTATGTTCTTTGAGGGCTGCGTCTGTGTTAGTCTCTCATGTTCTGATCTGTTAACTCTTCAGGGATACAAAGACAAGCTGAAGCTGGAGGACAAGAAAAAACACACGGTGATTGACTTGGTCCGCACTCCTAAAATGAGGAGGCATTCATTGATCATTTTCTACCTGTGGTGAGTGTCTACCACTGTCTCTCAGACGCAATGAAATTGCCAGCTGTGGTTAACATTCATTCTCTGAGGGGGAAGCCATTTTCCTCACTATGACCCTGTCAGGACAAATCTCTCCTAGTCTTCCTCCCTGCTGGCATTTGGCAGCTTATCAGTGGGAGACAAAACAATTGTTTACATATCTGTTGTAACGGACTACAGTCCATTCCCTGTCATTTACTGCACTTTGCAAGGCGAGATTGACTCAACAGTGCAAACGCACCAAATAAGTTTGTACATGTGCAATTGGTTGTGGAAGAAATATGTATCTTAGGGTGTGACTTGGGAATCTGCCACACAATCTTCTACGTTATTGTGTAAATTATTTGAATGACAGCATTGATAGGTGGGCAGTACAGTAAGAGTATATTGGAAAAGGAAATGTTATCCTCTAGAAGATTCTCCCAGCTCTGAGTATGTTACAGTGTTGAAGTAGTTTCAGTCTTAAACCGAGTAATTGATGGGATTCAATTACTCTGtggcttctccttctccttagaCATATTTTTCTCATTTCCTGTTTTTACCATTACAACATCTCCTCTGTCTCAGAGTGtgtacagtgcgtgtgtgtgggtgtgtcaaaCCTGCACGGTAGCAGAAACAGAGGACGACAACATCCAGGTCCTCCCCCGCCCCGTTAACGGTAGCAGCAGGACATTAACTCTTCCGTTGCTTTTTTGGACAAGCTATTTCATGTCGGGAACTGTTTCACCAGCCGTTCCACATAAATCACTCGGAATTCTTCACCTGGTTCCTGACACCTCTCCACCCCGCCTCTCTGTGTTTACAGGTTTGTCAACGTGATGGTATATTACGGTCTGTCTCTCAACATCTCTGACTTTGGAATGAACATCTACCTCACCCAGCTCATCTTCGGCCTGGTGGAGATGCCCGCCCGCACCATCACTCTGTTCACCCTCAACCGCTCCCGCAAGATATCCCAGATGGCCTTCCTGGCAGTTGGGGGTGTCGCTTGCCTGCTGACCATTTTCATCCCTGATGGTACTGAGCGTGACATGTGAAACTGGGTTTTTAGATCTCTACCCTCAAGGTCAACAGCCTTAGGGACACTCCTCCCTTTCCATAGAGACTGAACAGGTGACACAAGTTGAACAAGTTGTTTACTGGTGTACTACTCTTAGCTCTTAGCTCTGTTTATGGGGACGGATCCACAAGACGGTTGACTTGCAGATGCTACTCAGCCCAGACAGATCGGGTCACAAATGTTCTTCTTTTCCCAGAACTTTCCA belongs to Osmerus eperlanus chromosome 8, fOsmEpe2.1, whole genome shotgun sequence and includes:
- the si:dkey-119m7.4 gene encoding solute carrier family 22 member 13, which gives rise to MNFDEILAQIGGFGKFQKILYVWICLPQILLAFHMLVSVFTGAVPPHLCRSEWPSSHAALSFNLSLVADPGADLACSAPGPGRGSPQLNASEALALITSQAATGCQGGWEFSKEIFHSTVATEWDLVCDNANLNNIGASIYMFGLLIGAVVFGALADKYGRRPIILVGLAIQTTFGIGAAFAPNFYIYVILRFVVGTTISAVIMNAFVLGTEWTGSKHRMLAGVITDYFFGFGYIILAGLAYLIRDWRKLQLAISAPGFLFIFYIWVLPKSARWLMANDKNEEAMDLIRKAALMNGKPLQDDEEISLGYKDKLKLEDKKKHTVIDLVRTPKMRRHSLIIFYLWFVNVMVYYGLSLNISDFGMNIYLTQLIFGLVEMPARTITLFTLNRSRKISQMAFLAVGGVACLLTIFIPDELSIIRTILAMVGKFGITASLSIVYIYSAEVFPTVIRQNGIGMGSMCARAGGVLAPVIYLLRTFSKSAPMVLFGLFTLLGAGLTLLLPETANKHLPDTIEDVEGANPRSG